GAGCACGTCCGAGGATTCGAGCGGGTGGGTGCGGAGGATCGCGCCGGAAGCCAGGTCTAGGCGCTCCACGATGTCCGGGCCTGCGCCGCCGCTGCGCTCGGTGATCAGCGACTTCCCGTCCGACGACGGGTGCACCGCCGTCAGCGGGGTGCCGGGATCGAGCGCGATCCGGTTGGGGACCTCCTGCCCGGTCACCAGATCCCACACGTGCACCGGCTGCCGCGCTGTGCGCGAGTAGAGCGCGAGGAACCGGCTGTTCCAGCTGAAATCGGCGGCGTTCGCGTCGTTCAGGATCGAATCGTCCTGCGCCACCAGCGGAATCGGCCGGTCCTCATCCGTCAGGTCGAGGAGCCGGACGCCCCTGTTCGGTCCGCTTTCGAACACGATCAGCATCCGGCCGTCCGGGCTGAGCCCCACCTGGCCCGCGGGGGACACGACCGGATCGACCGGGAGGTCGCGGTGCCGGGGGTGCGGTCCGGCGAGGCCCGACCACAACGTCGGGGGCGCGGCCGGATCGGAGTGGTGCGCCAGCACGACACCGCCGTCGGAGCTCGCCTGCAGCTGCGAGACGTCGGCGTCCGGGATCAGGCCGGGGCCGAGGACCCGGTGCACCCCGTCCCAGTGCAGGCGTTGCTCGAACAGGGCGGCATAAGCCTCGTCGCTGTCCGGTTTCTCCCGATATGCCGCCAGGACCAGTTGCAGCGCCTGACGCGGGTCGACCTCGGCGGCCCGCTCGGCGGCCTGTGCGAGCAGGCGGGCGTTGCTGGTGCGCAGCTGCTCGTCGACGTCGCCGGCGAACTTCCCGACGGCGCCGGTGAGCAGGACGGCGACGAGCGCGAGGGCCACCGAGATCGCGGTGATGGTGCGCCAGCGGCGTTGGGACCGGCGCTGCGCGTCCTCGCTGCGGGCGATGAACTCCCGTTGCGGCGGGGGAACGTCGTCGGGGCGCCTGCGCCGCCACTGCGCCGCTTCGGCGAGCGGAGCGCCGCTGAGCTGGCCGCCGGAGTCGCGCAGGTCGTCCAGCCTCGCCAGCCAGGCGAGGAAGACGGCGTCCTCGTCGAGCCGTTCGCGCAGCCTCGGCCAGTGGTCGATCAGGGCCTGGTGCGGCAGTTCCACCTGCCCTTCCCGGATGACGACGAGCCGTGCCGCGGCGAGCCGGTCGGCGACGGACCGGAGGTCGTCGCCGAGTTCGTCGAGGTCCGCGCGGCGGCGCGTGTGGCCGCCGTCGCCGTCGGGCCGGGTCAGGCTGATCAGCAGCCGCTCGGCGCGCGCCGCCTCCGCCGGGCCGAAGGCGGCGAGCGCGGCGTCGGCGTGCTTGCGCAACGCTCCGGGAAGTCCTCCGAGCTCCTGGTACGCGGCGTGGGTGAGCCAGCTGCCGCACCGGCGGTCCCACAGCTGCTTCAACGCTTCGGACAGCAGCGGGAGCGCGCCGTGCCCCGGCGGGCAGTCGTGCAGGACGGCGTCCACCAACCCGGCCTCGAACGCGAGCCCGCCGTCCTCCGCCGGACGCACGATCGCCGCGCGGAGGTCGTCGCGGTCCATCGGGTCCAGCAGCCACACCGCGTCGTTGAGCTTCTCGCGGGTGCCGGGCCCGATCAGGGCGTCCAGGGACCGCGAGCGCAACGTCAGCACCACCCGCAGCCGACCGCCCGGTGCCGCGTCGATCCGGGCGATGACCTGCGCCAGCCGCTCGCGGGCGGCGTCGGGGTCGGCGATGACCGACTCCTCGAACTGGTCCAGGAACAGCACCGCTTCGCCGTCGGAGACCGGGACGGAGCCGAGCGGGTCACCGGGGCGCAGCTCGGCGACCGCGACGCCCTGCCGCGCGAGCCGGGGCAGCAGACCGGCTCGGACCAGCGACGACTTCCCGCTTCCGGAGGGCCCCACGACGGCGACCAGGTCCCGCGAGGTGAGGCGGCCCAGCAGCTCCTCGACCGCCTCGTCCCGGCCGTGGAAGCGCGCGGCGTCCTCCGGCCCGAACGGCGCCAGCCCGAGGTACGGGTTGGGCGCGTCGGCGGGCCACCTGCCGAAGGACGACACCGGCACCAGGTGCGCCGTCGTCGCGGTCGTCCCGGACCGGGTGACGACCATCCCGACGACGCCGCCCAGCTCCTCGTCCCACACCGGGGATCCGCTGAACCCGCGCACGATGCGTTCGTGATCGGGATCCACCCGCATCTGGACGCGACCCCGGCCCTGCGTTCCCGCGAGGGAACCGGACACCCAGACGCCGTCCGGTTCGGCGTCGGTGAACCCGAGCACGCGGAACCGGTGGTCGCGCACGTCGCAGTCCAGCCGGACGGGGGTGGGCCGTGCCCGCTCCGGTGGGGCGAGCAGTTCCAGGATCGCGACGTCCTCGACGTCGTCGCGCTCGACCACGTCCACCGCGCAACCGTCGGAGCCGAGCAGCGGGAACTGCGCCCGCACGTCGTCGAATCCCGCGATGACGTGCGCGCACGTGGCGATCAGGCCGCCGGGCAGCGTGAAACCGGTGCCGAGCAACCGCCCGCCGCAGACGAGGCGGACCAGCGACGCGGCCAGCGGTTCGGCCGCGGCCGGGTCAGGACGTTCGTTCATGGCACGGCACCCGCGCGGTTCCGGACGGCCGAGCTCGGCGGCGCACCCGTCCTCGTCCAGGACCTCCGGCCGGAATCACTTGTCCGGCTTGACGTCGTTCCACTCGATGGTCACGTTGAAGTTGGCCTCACCGGAGGACTTCGCGACCGCGAGGCTCGCCTCCCCGGTCACCTTGATGCCGAACTGCACGTTCACCTTCGACGGCGGCTGCTCCATCGCGCGGAGTTCACCGAGCACCGCTTCGGCGGCGGACCGGATGTTGCCCATCGCCTTCTGCACGGTCTCGGAGGCCTGCACGACCTTGCCGCCACCGCCGACCGGGATCGAGCCCTGCCCGTCGGTCGATTCGATGAGCAGTTCGCCGCCGTTCTCCAACGGCATCCTGACCAGATCCGACATCCCGCTGCCCCCGAGCTCACGACATTGACGACGTGATCGAACCTAGCCGAACAGCGGCCGCCGCAGGGGAGGTTTCGAGAACTTCCGGCGAGGTTCAGGACGCGGTCGCCTCGGGAGCGGGTTTCCTCACTTCCGGGCCGGTCGAATCGGACGTCGCGGACTCGTCGGCGGCGACCGCGCGGTCGGCGGAGGAGCGGTCGGCCAGGACCCGGCGGGCGAGGTCGAGGTCGAGGTCGCCGTCCCACTTCGCGATGGCCAGCGTCGCCACCGCGTTGCCGTAGAAGTTCACCAGCGCACGGCACTCGGACATGAACTTGTCGATGCCGAAGATCAGCATGATGCCCGCCGCGGGGACGGTGCCGAGGGTGGACAGCGTCGCGGTCAGCGCGATGAAACCGCCCCCGGCGACGCCCGCCGCTCCCTTGGAGGTGAGCAGCATGACCGCGAGCAGCCCCAGCTGCTGGCCGACGCTCAGCGGGGTGTCGGTGGCCTGGGCGATGTAGAGGGTCGCCAGCGACAGGTAGATCGCGGCGCCGTCGAGGTTGAAGCTGTACCCGGTCGGCACGACCAGCCCGACCGTGGCGCGATCGGCGCCCAGGAACGTCATCTTGCGCATCAGCCCCGGCAGCGCGGGTTCGGCGGTGGAGGTGCCGAGGACGAGGAAGAACTCCTCCTTGAGGTAGCGCAGCAGCTGGAAGATGTTGAGCCGGACGTAGGCGGCGAGGAACCCGCCGAGCACGACCACGACGAACACGATCGACGTCGCGTAGAACAGCACGATCAACGAGCCGAGGCTGCTCAACGTGGACAGCCCGAACGCGCCCACCGCGTAGGCCATCGCACCGAACGCGCCGAGCGGCGCGGCCTTCATGACGAAGCCCAGCACCGCGAACACGACCGCGGTGCAGCGGTTGACGCCCGCGATGAGCGGTTCGCCGACGGCGCCGACCGCCTTGATCGCGATCCCGAACAGCACCGCGAGGAAGATGATCTGCAGGATGTCGCCCTCGACGAACGCGCCGAAGAAGCTCTCCGGGACGAGCTGGGTGAACATCTCCCACCAGTGCCGCGCCTCGCCCTGCTCCACGTACTGCTGGGCCGACTCGGAGGTCCGCATCGTCGCGGGGTCGGCGTGCACGCCCTCGCCCAACCGGAAGAGGTTCATCGCCACGAGGCCCATGGTCATCGCCGCGATGGTGCCGATCTGGAAGTAGGTGAGGGCTTTCAGGCCGGTGACGCCTACCTTCTTGAGATCGGCGACGTTCGCGATGCCGCCGATGATCGTGAGGAAGACGATCGGCCCGATGAGCATCTTCATCGCCGTGATGAAGGTGCTGCCGATGGGCTCCATCGCCTCGCCGAGATCGGGCCACCGCCAGCCGGCGAGGATCCCGACGGCGATGGCGACGAGCACCTGCACGTACAGCTGCCGGTACCAGCGCTTGCGCTTCGGCCTGCCGTCGCCGTCTTGCGGCACCCCGCCCATGAATCCTCCTTGATCCCGGGAAACGTGGGCACCACGGTGACCCGGCGGGAGCGGCGGCGTCCAAGAGTATGTTGCTAACCGACTCATAGGTTCTTCCGATGAAACGCCCGTCACCTGGGGGTACGGGCGCCCGGCTGGAGGTCGCGCCGATGGACGCCCGGCGGCTGGAGTACTTCCTGGCGGTGGTCGACCACGGCGGGTTCGGCCGGGCGGCGGAGGCGCTGCACCTGGCGCAACCCTCGCTGTCGCAAGGGATCGCGGGCTTGGAGCGGGAGCTCGGCGTGCCGCTGTTCCACCGGGTGGGGCGCGGCGTGGTCCTCAGCGACGCGGGTTCCGAGCTCGTGGGTCCGGCCCGCCAGGTCCTGCGCGACCTGCGGTCGGCCCGTTCGGCGGTGGACTCGGTGAAGGGCCTGCTGCGGGGCCGGGTCGAGATCGCCACGATGCCCTCGCCCGGGGTGGAACCGCTGGGCGCGCTGACCCGCGCGTTCTGCGAGCGCCACCCCGGCGTCACCGTCGGGGCGGAGGCCGCGTTCACCCCGGACGAGGTGGTTCAGCAGATCAAGAACGGCTCCTGCGAGCTCGGGCTGATCGGAGCGCCCGAGGTGCCGAACCCACCCGGCGTGGAGGTGCGGGAACTGGAGGCGCAGGAGTTCTACCTGGTCGGCGACACCGGCCTCGACCTGCCCGCGGACGAGCCGGTCCGCCCCGCCGACCTCGCCGGCGTGCGGCTGATCGCCTCGCCGCCGGGCAGCCTGATGCGCCGGATCGTCGACGACGTGCTCGCCGCCGGAGTGGACGTGCGCATCGCCGCGGAGGTCGCGCACCGGACGTCGGTGCTGCCGCTGGTGCTGCAGGGCGTCGGCTCGGCGGTGCTGCCCGCGGGGTGGGTGCCGCTGGCGCGCCGGGCGGGTGCCCGGATCGCCCGCATCGACCACCCGGCGCAGCTGCGCGTGTCGCTGGTCGGCCGCGCGGCCCCGCTGACCCCGGCCGCGAGCGCGTTCCGCGCCGTGGCGCGGGAACACCGGCCCGTGGACTACCTGGCCTCCGGCGAGCCCGGATAGGCGGTGCCTATGAGTCGGATCGCGAACGCGTGTTGGACGGTCCGCGCACCGGCGGGCTTGACTCGACGCGGCACGGACCACCGACACGGGAGCCGCATCGATGTCAGCACCGACCACCTACAAGATCGCCGCCATCCCCGCCGACGGCGTGGGCGCCGAGGTCGTGGCCGCCGGGCGCACCGTCCTCGACGCGATGGCGGCGGCCTCCGGCGGGACGTTCGCCTTCGACTGGACCGAATTCCCCTGGAGCTGCGAGTACTACACCCGCACCGGCCGGATGATGGCCGAGGACGGCCTCGACGTCCTCCGCGACTTCGACGCGATCTACTTCGGCGCCGTCGGCTGGCCGTCGGTCCCGGACCACATCAGCCTGTGGGGGCTGCGGCTGAAGATCTGCCAGAACTTCGACCAGTGGGCCAACATCCGGCCGGTCCACTTCCACCCCGGCATCACCTCCCCGTTGCGCAAGGCCGACGACGCCGACCTGGACTGGGTCGTGGTCCGGGAGAACAGCGAAGGCGAGTACGCGGGCCTCGGCGGGCGGAACCTCTCCGGCCGGGGCGAGGGCAACGAGGTCGCGCTGCAGACCGCGCTGTTCACCGAACGCGGCTGCGAGCGCATCATCCGGTTCGCCTTCGACCTGGCGCGCGAGCGCCCGCGCAAGAAGGTGTCCTCGGTGACCAAGAGCAACGCCCAGCAGTTCGGCATGGTGCTGTGGGACGAGACCTTCACCCGCGTCGCGCGGGACTACCCCGACGTCGAGACCGAGAGCGTGCTGGTCGACGCGATGGCGGCCAAGTTCGTGCTCAAGCCCGAGGACCTGTCGGTCGTGGTGGCCTCGAACCTCAACGCCGACATCCTGTCCGACCTCGGTTCCGCCCTGGCGGGCAGCCTGGGGCTCGCGGCCAGCGCGAACCTCAACCCGGACCGCCGGTTCCCGTCGATGTTCGAGCCGGTGCACGGTTCCGCGCCGGACATCGCCGGCCGGGGCCTGGCGAATCCGGCGGGCGCCATCGGGAGCGCGGCCCTCATGCTCGACCACTTCGGGCTGCAAGCCGAGGCGGCCCGGCTCAACGCCGCCATCGAGGCCACGGCCGCCGCGGGCGTCCTCACACCAGACGTAGGCGGAAACGCGAAAACGGACGAGGTCACTGAAGCCGTTTTGGGGGTCCTTTCGGAATGGCCTGCGTAGGGGTTGGGTGGCGGAACCTCAGCGGGATTCTCGCTGGGGGATCTTTCTCCCAAGTGGCTCCGCCACGAGGGAAAAGCCGTCCTCGCGAGGAAGCAGCTGAGAACCCGCGGGGGGTCTTCTTGCTCAAGCTGGTCACTGCTCAGCGGCTTCGCCGCGGACAGGACAACGAGCAAAAGATCGCTCTGATCGGACGTTTTGGAGTGCTTCGGGCGTTGAGGCCCCTCTCCGGGGCGCTAGCGGGGCGTGAGCCCGGCTCCGCCGTCGCGAGCCGACCGGAGATGATCTCGTTGCGGTGCTGTGGTTTTCCCCTCGCGTTCGAGGAGTCCGAGTGCAGTCGCTTCGGTCCGGGCGTCCGCGTGATCGACTCCCGTTCGAGTGATCGTGATGGCGCGGGCGGGTGATCGATGCGCCGAATCCCTTGTGCGATCGGCGAATTCGGCTGTCCACTGGAGCCTCGGTGGGCGTGCTCTCGGCCGTCCGCCCAGCAGGACGGGAGCCGTCGCCGCAGGGGGTTGCGCGCGGCGGTCGCGTCACCGCACGCCCGGCCGAGAACACGTTTTCGGGTCGTGCGCAGGGGATTCTCGAAGCGCGAAGTGGGGGACCAGCGCATGGCGGAATTGTCGGCACGGCCCGCGGTGGCCGAACGGGTGGACGGCGGGCCGACGTTCGGCCTGACGAAGTTCCTGGACCCGCTCCCGGTGCCGCCCGTGCGGCGCCCGCGCGGACGCGGCGCCGAACTGGAAGTGCGCGCCGTCACGACCCGGCGCCGGCTGCACGGTCAACTTCCGGAAACCGTGCTGTGGGCCTACGACGGGCACTTCCCCGGGCCCACCATCGAAGTCGAGCGGAACCAGCGGCTGCGGGTGTCCTGGACCAACGACGTCACCGGCACCATGCCGCTCGTCGCGGTCCGGGTGCCGCTGGCGCCCGCCGGAACCCCGCCCGCCGAGCTGTCGTCGAACAATCCCGGCTATCCGCGCAACGCGGACGGGAGCCCAGCCGACGGCGCCGCCCACATCGAAGGCGTCCCGGACGTGCCCGCCTGGCTGGTCACGCACCTGCACGGCGCCGACGCGAACGGCGGCAGCGACGGCTGGGCGCACAACGCCGTGCTGCGCGGCCATTCCCAGCTCGCCGAATACCCGAACCGGCAACCCGCCGCGAGCCTCTGGTACCACGACCACGGCATGGCCATCACCCGCTGGAACGTCCACGCAGGACTGTTCGGCGCGTACCGGATCCGCGACGAACGCGAACGAGCGCTCGGGCTGCCCGACGACCACGACATCCCGCTGCTGATCTGCGACCGCAACCTCGACACGGACACCGACGGCGACCTGACCGGGCAACTGCTGTTCAAGGTCGACGCGATCGGCACCGCACTGGTGCCGTTCATCGGGCCGTTCACCCTCGTCAACGGCGTCATCTGGCCGCACCTGGACGTCGACCGGGACACCTACCGGTTCCGGCTGGCGAACACCTCCAACGCCCGGTTCTACCGGCTGAACCTCATCAACGAGGACGGCGGCTCCGAGAACGACGCCGTGCGCGTGATCGGCACCGACGGCGGGCTGCTGCCCCGCCCGGTCCCGCTTCCCGAAGCAGGGCTGGTGCTGGCACCGGCGGAACGCGTCGACCTCGCCATCGACTTCGGCCGGGACGACTTCCGCGGACGTGCGCTGCGGCTGACCAACACCGAGCCGAACGCCGCCCTCGAACCCGACATCGTGCAGTTCCGGGTGCGCGGCCGCCCCGACCGCGGTGCGACCCGCCTGCCCGAGTCGCTGCCCGCCGAACCGCTCCGGCTCGCGCACGTGCCCGACGAGCACGACCAGGTGTGGATCGCCCTGGTGCCACCCGGCACGGCGGGCATGGCGCACCCGCAGATGTGG
This window of the Saccharopolyspora gloriosae genome carries:
- a CDS encoding trypsin-like peptidase domain-containing protein; translated protein: MNERPDPAAAEPLAASLVRLVCGGRLLGTGFTLPGGLIATCAHVIAGFDDVRAQFPLLGSDGCAVDVVERDDVEDVAILELLAPPERARPTPVRLDCDVRDHRFRVLGFTDAEPDGVWVSGSLAGTQGRGRVQMRVDPDHERIVRGFSGSPVWDEELGGVVGMVVTRSGTTATTAHLVPVSSFGRWPADAPNPYLGLAPFGPEDAARFHGRDEAVEELLGRLTSRDLVAVVGPSGSGKSSLVRAGLLPRLARQGVAVAELRPGDPLGSVPVSDGEAVLFLDQFEESVIADPDAARERLAQVIARIDAAPGGRLRVVLTLRSRSLDALIGPGTREKLNDAVWLLDPMDRDDLRAAIVRPAEDGGLAFEAGLVDAVLHDCPPGHGALPLLSEALKQLWDRRCGSWLTHAAYQELGGLPGALRKHADAALAAFGPAEAARAERLLISLTRPDGDGGHTRRRADLDELGDDLRSVADRLAAARLVVIREGQVELPHQALIDHWPRLRERLDEDAVFLAWLARLDDLRDSGGQLSGAPLAEAAQWRRRRPDDVPPPQREFIARSEDAQRRSQRRWRTITAISVALALVAVLLTGAVGKFAGDVDEQLRTSNARLLAQAAERAAEVDPRQALQLVLAAYREKPDSDEAYAALFEQRLHWDGVHRVLGPGLIPDADVSQLQASSDGGVVLAHHSDPAAPPTLWSGLAGPHPRHRDLPVDPVVSPAGQVGLSPDGRMLIVFESGPNRGVRLLDLTDEDRPIPLVAQDDSILNDANAADFSWNSRFLALYSRTARQPVHVWDLVTGQEVPNRIALDPGTPLTAVHPSSDGKSLITERSGGAGPDIVERLDLASGAILRTHPLESSDVLAGNGTVLARCADTAVQVVDLRTDRVTELPGTPCSGLHTDLTGQYVLSDVPYRNTQAIIHWPTGLRTFAGAFDVDTDVAELPALVPGADGELTSVHQRDGAVEASAVPTVAEQVRGESFAASEDGRRWLTARDAGVPGSAELTLHDADGTVLATAAVPDPDGTFLSAFTATFDATGEHLAVAHESTLRFYRTSDLVLEGERTLPTPPGHDPSERSEDTRNISVARAADGEFVVGSAGMLSSWDFRTKDRTAPPVVLGQADARGRLPKDPQVTARPGHPGELLVALDGRLLLWDVASRKPLHEFPLDGSGATVRAVVSQDGSTAAVTGGYPSRITLVDLDERVVLPKINADTGDALGFSGDHLFTEDDSEGLQIWNLKERRLAGTVASNATGTDVPAIEGGVFFADSTPSRRSPIPLDPDRWFHDLCRLGDRDFTEPETSVLRQLDVTTERPCD
- a CDS encoding CU044_2847 family protein, whose translation is MSDLVRMPLENGGELLIESTDGQGSIPVGGGGKVVQASETVQKAMGNIRSAAEAVLGELRAMEQPPSKVNVQFGIKVTGEASLAVAKSSGEANFNVTIEWNDVKPDK
- the dctA gene encoding C4-dicarboxylate transporter DctA; translated protein: MGGVPQDGDGRPKRKRWYRQLYVQVLVAIAVGILAGWRWPDLGEAMEPIGSTFITAMKMLIGPIVFLTIIGGIANVADLKKVGVTGLKALTYFQIGTIAAMTMGLVAMNLFRLGEGVHADPATMRTSESAQQYVEQGEARHWWEMFTQLVPESFFGAFVEGDILQIIFLAVLFGIAIKAVGAVGEPLIAGVNRCTAVVFAVLGFVMKAAPLGAFGAMAYAVGAFGLSTLSSLGSLIVLFYATSIVFVVVVLGGFLAAYVRLNIFQLLRYLKEEFFLVLGTSTAEPALPGLMRKMTFLGADRATVGLVVPTGYSFNLDGAAIYLSLATLYIAQATDTPLSVGQQLGLLAVMLLTSKGAAGVAGGGFIALTATLSTLGTVPAAGIMLIFGIDKFMSECRALVNFYGNAVATLAIAKWDGDLDLDLARRVLADRSSADRAVAADESATSDSTGPEVRKPAPEATAS
- a CDS encoding LysR family transcriptional regulator, with the protein product MKRPSPGGTGARLEVAPMDARRLEYFLAVVDHGGFGRAAEALHLAQPSLSQGIAGLERELGVPLFHRVGRGVVLSDAGSELVGPARQVLRDLRSARSAVDSVKGLLRGRVEIATMPSPGVEPLGALTRAFCERHPGVTVGAEAAFTPDEVVQQIKNGSCELGLIGAPEVPNPPGVEVRELEAQEFYLVGDTGLDLPADEPVRPADLAGVRLIASPPGSLMRRIVDDVLAAGVDVRIAAEVAHRTSVLPLVLQGVGSAVLPAGWVPLARRAGARIARIDHPAQLRVSLVGRAAPLTPAASAFRAVAREHRPVDYLASGEPG
- a CDS encoding tartrate dehydrogenase; protein product: MSAPTTYKIAAIPADGVGAEVVAAGRTVLDAMAAASGGTFAFDWTEFPWSCEYYTRTGRMMAEDGLDVLRDFDAIYFGAVGWPSVPDHISLWGLRLKICQNFDQWANIRPVHFHPGITSPLRKADDADLDWVVVRENSEGEYAGLGGRNLSGRGEGNEVALQTALFTERGCERIIRFAFDLARERPRKKVSSVTKSNAQQFGMVLWDETFTRVARDYPDVETESVLVDAMAAKFVLKPEDLSVVVASNLNADILSDLGSALAGSLGLAASANLNPDRRFPSMFEPVHGSAPDIAGRGLANPAGAIGSAALMLDHFGLQAEAARLNAAIEATAAAGVLTPDVGGNAKTDEVTEAVLGVLSEWPA
- a CDS encoding multicopper oxidase family protein; translation: MAELSARPAVAERVDGGPTFGLTKFLDPLPVPPVRRPRGRGAELEVRAVTTRRRLHGQLPETVLWAYDGHFPGPTIEVERNQRLRVSWTNDVTGTMPLVAVRVPLAPAGTPPAELSSNNPGYPRNADGSPADGAAHIEGVPDVPAWLVTHLHGADANGGSDGWAHNAVLRGHSQLAEYPNRQPAASLWYHDHGMAITRWNVHAGLFGAYRIRDERERALGLPDDHDIPLLICDRNLDTDTDGDLTGQLLFKVDAIGTALVPFIGPFTLVNGVIWPHLDVDRDTYRFRLANTSNARFYRLNLINEDGGSENDAVRVIGTDGGLLPRPVPLPEAGLVLAPAERVDLAIDFGRDDFRGRALRLTNTEPNAALEPDIVQFRVRGRPDRGATRLPESLPAEPLRLAHVPDEHDQVWIALVPPGTAGMAHPQMWELRELDGDIPPLPAENLIQVTDPRTGRTRTFQQVASLFDDTVSIFVKHDSTVEWNFIHFGGPAHPMHIHLVQFQVAARRGFTPDFDVALGGTTTPAAGFTDIPLEQHERGRKDTIAVAAGEWVSVLGRFGESTGQFMYHCHILDHEDEGMMRPFVVHPAEVADFHPHRGGHGHESYRGV